A genomic region of Glycine max cultivar Williams 82 chromosome 15, Glycine_max_v4.0, whole genome shotgun sequence contains the following coding sequences:
- the LOC100780881 gene encoding telomere repeat-binding protein 2 isoform X1 — protein MVLQKRLDYSFYGYHVPTKRRATRSAKRRATFQRRLEDNQMCAFDLLATIADNLLQEKQNPTISSDRSSEKDRDGFSKVECQDANKPFKTELSDEASCDRKCQHEFVREGCPDANKPFKAELSDEGSSDRKCFSNISSQLYNQNCCLKELLQHEIDGHSCIASIVTSSSCSEKIVAERLVDGKGHNGVENLASKVELGSSGCLESSGCKLDGDVSKVKDGKVGKVPIDTGTGMCCFEDPLDEKPPALISSCGNAKMSGYDDSKPQSSLSKGCDNVLVDSRDDDENFSGYAHPSTKINSFKQITCIDDRKIKKTLDSKYHKVSQESKHDILSNSVLDGNLKSVYSSRKNYYKSQRSQMCIPFKKRKLFNCSSSDTNSNGYIRSDDTCYSPKNDTNQSVSCSSSGMSKDHGTSSLGHSALRSRDSHVKLRIKSFRVPELFIEIPETATVGSLKRTVMEAVTAVLGGGLRVGVILHGKKVRDDSKTLLQTGISHDNHLDALGFALEPNCSQNRSSACATTDSLCVPGADMHQPLIGYPSSRAAIHQRIQGFSNMLAEHQATGLGNLVESDHDSAPSPINTSGEKNLTDSKELITVPEMGMEALAVLPVHQKSKRTEIAPRRIRRPFSVAEVEALVQAVEKLGTGRWRDVKLHAFDNAKHRTYVDLKDKWKTLVHTARISPQQRRGEPVPQELLDRVLTAHAYWSQQQTKQQLKHHSTKPCLLL, from the exons AACCAAGCGCCGAGCTACTCGATCAGCTAAG AGGAGGGCTACATTTCAAAGAAGGTTGGAAGACAATCAAATGTGTGCATTTGACTTATTGGCCACCATAGCTGACAATTTGTTGCAAGAGAAACAGAATCCAACCATATCCAGTGATAGATCATCGGAAAAGGATAGGGATGGATTTTCTAAAGTGGAATGCCAGGATGCAAATAAACCATTCAAAACTGAGCTTTCTGATGAAGCAAGTTGTGACAGAAAATGTCAGCATGAATTTGTTAGAGAAGGATGCCCAGATGCAAATAAACCATTCAAAGCTGAGCTTTCAGATGAAGGAAGTAGTGACAGAAAGTGTTTCTCTAATATTTCTTCACAATTATACAATCAAAATTGCTGTTTGAAGGAACTCCTGCAACATGAAATTGATGGTCATTCATGCATTGCTTCTATAGTAACAAGTTCCAGTTGCTCAGAGAAGATTGTTGCTGAGAGACTGGTGGATGGAAAAGGCCACAATGGAGTGGAAAATTTAGCGAGCAAAGTTGAATTAGGTTCCTCTGGATGTCTAGAGAGTAGTGGTTGCAAGTTAGATGGTGATGTTAGTAAAGTAAAAGATGGTAAGGTTGGGAAGGTTCCAATTGATACTGGGACTGGGATGTGCTGTTTTGAGGATCCCTTGGATGAAAAACCTCCTGCACTGATCAGTTCATGTGGCAATGCCAAGATGTCTGGGTATGATGACAGCAAGCCTCAGAGCTCATTGTCCAAAGGTTGTGACAATGTACTAGTAGATAGTAGAGATGATGACGAAAACTTTTCTGGGTATGCTCACCCTAGTACCAAAATAAATTCCTTTAAGCAAATTACTTGTATagatgatagaaaaataaagaaaacattgGATTCTAAATATCATAAAGTTTCTCAAGAATCCAAGCACGATATACTATCTAACAGTG TTTTGGATGGAAATTTGAAGTCAGTTTACAGCAGTAGGAAGAACTATTATAAAAGCCAAAGATCTCAAATGTGTATTCCTTTCAAAAAGAGGAAGCTTTTTAACTGCAGCAGCTCTGATACAAATTCTAACGGATATATCAGAAGTGATGACACTTGTTATTCACCCAAGAATGACACGAACCAAAGTGTTTCTTGTTCATCTTCTGGTATGAGCAAAG ATCATGGAACATCATCCTTGGGACACTCTGCATTACGATCTAGAGATTCTCATG TGAAGCTTAGGATCAAATCATTCAGAGTGCCTGAGCTTTTTATCGAGATTCCAGAAACTGCAACCGTCGGGTCCCTGAAG AGGACAGTGATGGAGGCAGTGACTGCTGTACTTGGAGGTGGATTGCGCGTGGGTGTGATTCTCCATGGAAAGAAGGTTAGAGATGACAGTAAAACTCTACTTCAGACTGGAATTTCTCATGATAACCACCTGGATGCTTTGGGCTTTGCCTTGGAGCCTAATTGTTCACAAAACCGATCATCTGCATGTGCTACAACAGATTCTCTCTGCGTTCCTGGTGCAGATATGCATCAGCCTTTAATAGG GTATCCTTCAAGTCGTGCTGCAATTCATCAGAGGATTCAGGGCTTTTCTAACATGTTAGCTGAGCATCAAGCAACCGGTTTAGGTAACCTTGTTGAAAGTGATCATGACTCAGCACCTTCTCCAATCAACACATCAGGTGAAAAAAATTTGACAGATTCAAAAGAACTTATTACTGTTCCTGAAATGGGTATGGAGGCACTAGCTGTACTACCTGTGCATCAGAAGTCAAAGCGAACTGAGATCGCACCACGCCGAATTCGTAGGCCCTTTTCTGTTGCTGAAGTGGAAGCATTGGTTCAAGCAGTTGAGAAACTTGGAACTGGAAG GTGGCGTGATGTTAAACTTCATGCTTTTGATAATGCAAAGCATCGGACATACGTCGATTTGAAG GATAAATGGAAAACACTGGTGCACACAGCAAGAATATCACCTCAGCAAAGGAGGGGAGAGCCTGTTCCCCAAGAACTTTTGGACAGGGTCCTAACTGCCCACGCATATTGGTCCCAGCAGCAGACTAAGCAACAGCTCAAGCACCACTCTACAAAACCTTGCCTTCTCCTTTAA
- the LOC100780881 gene encoding telomere repeat-binding protein 2 isoform X2, producing the protein MVLQKRLDYSFYGYHVPTKRRATRSAKRRATFQRRLEDNQMCAFDLLATIADNLLQEKQNPTISSDRSSEKDRDGFSKVECQDANKPFKTELSDEASCDRKCQHEFVREGCPDANKPFKAELSDEGSSDRKCFSNISSQLYNQNCCLKELLQHEIDGHSCIASIVTSSSCSEKIVAERLVDGKGHNGVENLASKVELGSSGCLESSGCKLDGDVSKVKDGKVGKVPIDTGTGMCCFEDPLDEKPPALISSCGNAKMSGYDDSKPQSSLSKGCDNVLVDSRDDDENFSGYAHPSTKINSFKQITCIDDRKIKKTLDSKYHKVSQESKHDILSNSVLDGNLKSVYSSRKNYYKSQRSQMCIPFKKRKLFNCSSSDTNSNGYIRSDDTCYSPKNDTNQSVSCSSSDHGTSSLGHSALRSRDSHVKLRIKSFRVPELFIEIPETATVGSLKRTVMEAVTAVLGGGLRVGVILHGKKVRDDSKTLLQTGISHDNHLDALGFALEPNCSQNRSSACATTDSLCVPGADMHQPLIGYPSSRAAIHQRIQGFSNMLAEHQATGLGNLVESDHDSAPSPINTSGEKNLTDSKELITVPEMGMEALAVLPVHQKSKRTEIAPRRIRRPFSVAEVEALVQAVEKLGTGRWRDVKLHAFDNAKHRTYVDLKDKWKTLVHTARISPQQRRGEPVPQELLDRVLTAHAYWSQQQTKQQLKHHSTKPCLLL; encoded by the exons AACCAAGCGCCGAGCTACTCGATCAGCTAAG AGGAGGGCTACATTTCAAAGAAGGTTGGAAGACAATCAAATGTGTGCATTTGACTTATTGGCCACCATAGCTGACAATTTGTTGCAAGAGAAACAGAATCCAACCATATCCAGTGATAGATCATCGGAAAAGGATAGGGATGGATTTTCTAAAGTGGAATGCCAGGATGCAAATAAACCATTCAAAACTGAGCTTTCTGATGAAGCAAGTTGTGACAGAAAATGTCAGCATGAATTTGTTAGAGAAGGATGCCCAGATGCAAATAAACCATTCAAAGCTGAGCTTTCAGATGAAGGAAGTAGTGACAGAAAGTGTTTCTCTAATATTTCTTCACAATTATACAATCAAAATTGCTGTTTGAAGGAACTCCTGCAACATGAAATTGATGGTCATTCATGCATTGCTTCTATAGTAACAAGTTCCAGTTGCTCAGAGAAGATTGTTGCTGAGAGACTGGTGGATGGAAAAGGCCACAATGGAGTGGAAAATTTAGCGAGCAAAGTTGAATTAGGTTCCTCTGGATGTCTAGAGAGTAGTGGTTGCAAGTTAGATGGTGATGTTAGTAAAGTAAAAGATGGTAAGGTTGGGAAGGTTCCAATTGATACTGGGACTGGGATGTGCTGTTTTGAGGATCCCTTGGATGAAAAACCTCCTGCACTGATCAGTTCATGTGGCAATGCCAAGATGTCTGGGTATGATGACAGCAAGCCTCAGAGCTCATTGTCCAAAGGTTGTGACAATGTACTAGTAGATAGTAGAGATGATGACGAAAACTTTTCTGGGTATGCTCACCCTAGTACCAAAATAAATTCCTTTAAGCAAATTACTTGTATagatgatagaaaaataaagaaaacattgGATTCTAAATATCATAAAGTTTCTCAAGAATCCAAGCACGATATACTATCTAACAGTG TTTTGGATGGAAATTTGAAGTCAGTTTACAGCAGTAGGAAGAACTATTATAAAAGCCAAAGATCTCAAATGTGTATTCCTTTCAAAAAGAGGAAGCTTTTTAACTGCAGCAGCTCTGATACAAATTCTAACGGATATATCAGAAGTGATGACACTTGTTATTCACCCAAGAATGACACGAACCAAAGTGTTTCTTGTTCATCTTCTG ATCATGGAACATCATCCTTGGGACACTCTGCATTACGATCTAGAGATTCTCATG TGAAGCTTAGGATCAAATCATTCAGAGTGCCTGAGCTTTTTATCGAGATTCCAGAAACTGCAACCGTCGGGTCCCTGAAG AGGACAGTGATGGAGGCAGTGACTGCTGTACTTGGAGGTGGATTGCGCGTGGGTGTGATTCTCCATGGAAAGAAGGTTAGAGATGACAGTAAAACTCTACTTCAGACTGGAATTTCTCATGATAACCACCTGGATGCTTTGGGCTTTGCCTTGGAGCCTAATTGTTCACAAAACCGATCATCTGCATGTGCTACAACAGATTCTCTCTGCGTTCCTGGTGCAGATATGCATCAGCCTTTAATAGG GTATCCTTCAAGTCGTGCTGCAATTCATCAGAGGATTCAGGGCTTTTCTAACATGTTAGCTGAGCATCAAGCAACCGGTTTAGGTAACCTTGTTGAAAGTGATCATGACTCAGCACCTTCTCCAATCAACACATCAGGTGAAAAAAATTTGACAGATTCAAAAGAACTTATTACTGTTCCTGAAATGGGTATGGAGGCACTAGCTGTACTACCTGTGCATCAGAAGTCAAAGCGAACTGAGATCGCACCACGCCGAATTCGTAGGCCCTTTTCTGTTGCTGAAGTGGAAGCATTGGTTCAAGCAGTTGAGAAACTTGGAACTGGAAG GTGGCGTGATGTTAAACTTCATGCTTTTGATAATGCAAAGCATCGGACATACGTCGATTTGAAG GATAAATGGAAAACACTGGTGCACACAGCAAGAATATCACCTCAGCAAAGGAGGGGAGAGCCTGTTCCCCAAGAACTTTTGGACAGGGTCCTAACTGCCCACGCATATTGGTCCCAGCAGCAGACTAAGCAACAGCTCAAGCACCACTCTACAAAACCTTGCCTTCTCCTTTAA
- the LOC100780881 gene encoding telomere repeat-binding protein 2 isoform X3, translating into MVLQKRLDYSFYGYHVPTKRRATRSAKRRATFQRRLEDNQMCAFDLLATIADNLLQEKQNPTISSDRSSEKDRDGFSKVECQDANKPFKTELSDEASCDRKCQHEFVREGCPDANKPFKAELSDEGSSDRKCFSNISSQLYNQNCCLKELLQHEIDGHSCIASIVTSSSCSEKIVAERLVDGKGHNGVENLASKVELGSSGCLESSGCKLDGDVSKVKDGKVGKVPIDTGTGMCCFEDPLDEKPPALISSCGNAKMSGYDDSKPQSSLSKGCDNVLVDSRDDDENFSGYAHPSTKINSFKQITCIDDRKIKKTLDSKYHKVSQESKHDILSNSVLDGNLKSVYSSRKNYYKSQRSQMCIPFKKRKLFNCSSSDTNSNGYIRSDDTCYSPKNDTNQSVSCSSSGMSKDHGTSSLGHSALRSRDSHVKLRIKSFRVPELFIEIPETATVGSLKRTVMEAVTAVLGGGLRVGVILHGKKVRDDSKTLLQTGISHDNHLDALGFALEPNCSQNRSSACATTDSLCVPGADMHQPLIGYPSSRAAIHQRIQGFSNMLAEHQATGLGNLVESDHDSAPSPINTSGEKNLTDSKELITVPEMGMEALAVLPVHQKSKRTEIAPRRIRRPFSVAEVEALVQAVEKLGTGRWRDVKLHAFDNAKHRTYVDLKCRINGKHWCTQQEYHLSKGGESLFPKNFWTGS; encoded by the exons AACCAAGCGCCGAGCTACTCGATCAGCTAAG AGGAGGGCTACATTTCAAAGAAGGTTGGAAGACAATCAAATGTGTGCATTTGACTTATTGGCCACCATAGCTGACAATTTGTTGCAAGAGAAACAGAATCCAACCATATCCAGTGATAGATCATCGGAAAAGGATAGGGATGGATTTTCTAAAGTGGAATGCCAGGATGCAAATAAACCATTCAAAACTGAGCTTTCTGATGAAGCAAGTTGTGACAGAAAATGTCAGCATGAATTTGTTAGAGAAGGATGCCCAGATGCAAATAAACCATTCAAAGCTGAGCTTTCAGATGAAGGAAGTAGTGACAGAAAGTGTTTCTCTAATATTTCTTCACAATTATACAATCAAAATTGCTGTTTGAAGGAACTCCTGCAACATGAAATTGATGGTCATTCATGCATTGCTTCTATAGTAACAAGTTCCAGTTGCTCAGAGAAGATTGTTGCTGAGAGACTGGTGGATGGAAAAGGCCACAATGGAGTGGAAAATTTAGCGAGCAAAGTTGAATTAGGTTCCTCTGGATGTCTAGAGAGTAGTGGTTGCAAGTTAGATGGTGATGTTAGTAAAGTAAAAGATGGTAAGGTTGGGAAGGTTCCAATTGATACTGGGACTGGGATGTGCTGTTTTGAGGATCCCTTGGATGAAAAACCTCCTGCACTGATCAGTTCATGTGGCAATGCCAAGATGTCTGGGTATGATGACAGCAAGCCTCAGAGCTCATTGTCCAAAGGTTGTGACAATGTACTAGTAGATAGTAGAGATGATGACGAAAACTTTTCTGGGTATGCTCACCCTAGTACCAAAATAAATTCCTTTAAGCAAATTACTTGTATagatgatagaaaaataaagaaaacattgGATTCTAAATATCATAAAGTTTCTCAAGAATCCAAGCACGATATACTATCTAACAGTG TTTTGGATGGAAATTTGAAGTCAGTTTACAGCAGTAGGAAGAACTATTATAAAAGCCAAAGATCTCAAATGTGTATTCCTTTCAAAAAGAGGAAGCTTTTTAACTGCAGCAGCTCTGATACAAATTCTAACGGATATATCAGAAGTGATGACACTTGTTATTCACCCAAGAATGACACGAACCAAAGTGTTTCTTGTTCATCTTCTGGTATGAGCAAAG ATCATGGAACATCATCCTTGGGACACTCTGCATTACGATCTAGAGATTCTCATG TGAAGCTTAGGATCAAATCATTCAGAGTGCCTGAGCTTTTTATCGAGATTCCAGAAACTGCAACCGTCGGGTCCCTGAAG AGGACAGTGATGGAGGCAGTGACTGCTGTACTTGGAGGTGGATTGCGCGTGGGTGTGATTCTCCATGGAAAGAAGGTTAGAGATGACAGTAAAACTCTACTTCAGACTGGAATTTCTCATGATAACCACCTGGATGCTTTGGGCTTTGCCTTGGAGCCTAATTGTTCACAAAACCGATCATCTGCATGTGCTACAACAGATTCTCTCTGCGTTCCTGGTGCAGATATGCATCAGCCTTTAATAGG GTATCCTTCAAGTCGTGCTGCAATTCATCAGAGGATTCAGGGCTTTTCTAACATGTTAGCTGAGCATCAAGCAACCGGTTTAGGTAACCTTGTTGAAAGTGATCATGACTCAGCACCTTCTCCAATCAACACATCAGGTGAAAAAAATTTGACAGATTCAAAAGAACTTATTACTGTTCCTGAAATGGGTATGGAGGCACTAGCTGTACTACCTGTGCATCAGAAGTCAAAGCGAACTGAGATCGCACCACGCCGAATTCGTAGGCCCTTTTCTGTTGCTGAAGTGGAAGCATTGGTTCAAGCAGTTGAGAAACTTGGAACTGGAAG GTGGCGTGATGTTAAACTTCATGCTTTTGATAATGCAAAGCATCGGACATACGTCGATTTGAAG TGCAGGATAAATGGAAAACACTGGTGCACACAGCAAGAATATCACCTCAGCAAAGGAGGGGAGAGCCTGTTCCCCAAGAACTTTTGGACAGGGTCCTAA
- the LOC100780881 gene encoding telomere repeat-binding protein 2 isoform X4, whose product MVLQKRLDYSFYGYHVPTKRRATRSAKRRATFQRRLEDNQMCAFDLLATIADNLLQEKQNPTISSDRSSEKDRDGFSKVECQDANKPFKTELSDEASCDRKCQHEFVREGCPDANKPFKAELSDEGSSDRKCFSNISSQLYNQNCCLKELLQHEIDGHSCIASIVTSSSCSEKIVAERLVDGKGHNGVENLASKVELGSSGCLESSGCKLDGDVSKVKDGKVGKVPIDTGTGMCCFEDPLDEKPPALISSCGNAKMSGYDDSKPQSSLSKGCDNVLVDSRDDDENFSGYAHPSTKINSFKQITCIDDRKIKKTLDSKYHKVSQESKHDILSNSVLDGNLKSVYSSRKNYYKSQRSQMCIPFKKRKLFNCSSSDTNSNGYIRSDDTCYSPKNDTNQSVSCSSSDHGTSSLGHSALRSRDSHVKLRIKSFRVPELFIEIPETATVGSLKRTVMEAVTAVLGGGLRVGVILHGKKVRDDSKTLLQTGISHDNHLDALGFALEPNCSQNRSSACATTDSLCVPGADMHQPLIGYPSSRAAIHQRIQGFSNMLAEHQATGLGNLVESDHDSAPSPINTSGEKNLTDSKELITVPEMGMEALAVLPVHQKSKRTEIAPRRIRRPFSVAEVEALVQAVEKLGTGRWRDVKLHAFDNAKHRTYVDLKCRINGKHWCTQQEYHLSKGGESLFPKNFWTGS is encoded by the exons AACCAAGCGCCGAGCTACTCGATCAGCTAAG AGGAGGGCTACATTTCAAAGAAGGTTGGAAGACAATCAAATGTGTGCATTTGACTTATTGGCCACCATAGCTGACAATTTGTTGCAAGAGAAACAGAATCCAACCATATCCAGTGATAGATCATCGGAAAAGGATAGGGATGGATTTTCTAAAGTGGAATGCCAGGATGCAAATAAACCATTCAAAACTGAGCTTTCTGATGAAGCAAGTTGTGACAGAAAATGTCAGCATGAATTTGTTAGAGAAGGATGCCCAGATGCAAATAAACCATTCAAAGCTGAGCTTTCAGATGAAGGAAGTAGTGACAGAAAGTGTTTCTCTAATATTTCTTCACAATTATACAATCAAAATTGCTGTTTGAAGGAACTCCTGCAACATGAAATTGATGGTCATTCATGCATTGCTTCTATAGTAACAAGTTCCAGTTGCTCAGAGAAGATTGTTGCTGAGAGACTGGTGGATGGAAAAGGCCACAATGGAGTGGAAAATTTAGCGAGCAAAGTTGAATTAGGTTCCTCTGGATGTCTAGAGAGTAGTGGTTGCAAGTTAGATGGTGATGTTAGTAAAGTAAAAGATGGTAAGGTTGGGAAGGTTCCAATTGATACTGGGACTGGGATGTGCTGTTTTGAGGATCCCTTGGATGAAAAACCTCCTGCACTGATCAGTTCATGTGGCAATGCCAAGATGTCTGGGTATGATGACAGCAAGCCTCAGAGCTCATTGTCCAAAGGTTGTGACAATGTACTAGTAGATAGTAGAGATGATGACGAAAACTTTTCTGGGTATGCTCACCCTAGTACCAAAATAAATTCCTTTAAGCAAATTACTTGTATagatgatagaaaaataaagaaaacattgGATTCTAAATATCATAAAGTTTCTCAAGAATCCAAGCACGATATACTATCTAACAGTG TTTTGGATGGAAATTTGAAGTCAGTTTACAGCAGTAGGAAGAACTATTATAAAAGCCAAAGATCTCAAATGTGTATTCCTTTCAAAAAGAGGAAGCTTTTTAACTGCAGCAGCTCTGATACAAATTCTAACGGATATATCAGAAGTGATGACACTTGTTATTCACCCAAGAATGACACGAACCAAAGTGTTTCTTGTTCATCTTCTG ATCATGGAACATCATCCTTGGGACACTCTGCATTACGATCTAGAGATTCTCATG TGAAGCTTAGGATCAAATCATTCAGAGTGCCTGAGCTTTTTATCGAGATTCCAGAAACTGCAACCGTCGGGTCCCTGAAG AGGACAGTGATGGAGGCAGTGACTGCTGTACTTGGAGGTGGATTGCGCGTGGGTGTGATTCTCCATGGAAAGAAGGTTAGAGATGACAGTAAAACTCTACTTCAGACTGGAATTTCTCATGATAACCACCTGGATGCTTTGGGCTTTGCCTTGGAGCCTAATTGTTCACAAAACCGATCATCTGCATGTGCTACAACAGATTCTCTCTGCGTTCCTGGTGCAGATATGCATCAGCCTTTAATAGG GTATCCTTCAAGTCGTGCTGCAATTCATCAGAGGATTCAGGGCTTTTCTAACATGTTAGCTGAGCATCAAGCAACCGGTTTAGGTAACCTTGTTGAAAGTGATCATGACTCAGCACCTTCTCCAATCAACACATCAGGTGAAAAAAATTTGACAGATTCAAAAGAACTTATTACTGTTCCTGAAATGGGTATGGAGGCACTAGCTGTACTACCTGTGCATCAGAAGTCAAAGCGAACTGAGATCGCACCACGCCGAATTCGTAGGCCCTTTTCTGTTGCTGAAGTGGAAGCATTGGTTCAAGCAGTTGAGAAACTTGGAACTGGAAG GTGGCGTGATGTTAAACTTCATGCTTTTGATAATGCAAAGCATCGGACATACGTCGATTTGAAG TGCAGGATAAATGGAAAACACTGGTGCACACAGCAAGAATATCACCTCAGCAAAGGAGGGGAGAGCCTGTTCCCCAAGAACTTTTGGACAGGGTCCTAA